In Rhodococcus pseudokoreensis, the DNA window TTCGCGCGGTGGCGGCAATTTCGAGTCCGATGAAGCCGCCACCGATCAGCGCCAGCCCGGTGCCGTGGCGAAGCTGGGCGGCGAGCCGTTCGGCGTCGTCGATCGTCCTCAGATAGTGCACCCGTTCCGGCGCGGGGCCGGTCACCGGCATCGTGCGCGGTCTGCCGCCGGTCGCGACGAGGACGGCATCGGCCGCGATGCTCCGCCCGTCGGACAGTTCGACCGATCCGCCGCCCGCGTCGATCCGCGTCACCGTCGTGCCGGTGAGAAGTTCGACGTTCTGCTTTTCTCGCCACGGTTCGGGCAGGAGCATCAACGACTCGCGGTCCTCCTGCCCGGCGAGGAATTCCTTGGACAGTGGTGGGCGCTGATACGGCGCGTGCGGCTCGTCGCCGACGAGGAGGATCCTGCCGTCGAACCCTCGGCGCCGCAGGGTGCGCGCCGCGACGGCAGCGGTCTGGCCGGCGCCGATGGTGACGATGGTGTTCAGCGTCATGGTGTCACTCGCTCTCTCAGTCGACTTCGGCCGGCGAAGTCGCGGTCTCGGCGTAATCGGGGCTGCGGGTGAGATCCACGTAGACGACGTCGTCCTCGACCTTCACCGCGTAGGTCGGCTGGCACAGGTCCTGGTCTTCCTCGTAGCCGGTGTCGAGGTCGAACGCCCACTGGTGGCCCGGGCAGATGACGCGCCCGTGCAGCAGTGTGCCTTTCGCGAGCGACCGATCCTGATGGACGCACAGGTCACGGAAGGCGTAGATGCGGTCGTCGGTCTGGAACAGGGCGATCGCGGTGTCCCCGGCCTCGACTCGAAGCTTCCGACGGCGGCCGAGTTCGCGCACGGTGACCAGCCGGGTCCAGTTCGTCTCCATCGTTTTCTCCTTCTCGGGCGGCCTGCGTCCGGAGGGGCCCGGTCCGGGCCCCTCCCTTCGCACGGTCAGGCGGTCGCGAGCGTGAGGTCCGGCGCCACGTACGTGTCGTAGAGACCCTTCGTGTACGAGAAGCGCATCTCGGCTCCCCACTGCACGAGTTGCAGGCAACGCTGCTGCAGCTGCGGGGTGTCCGCGTGGTCGAGCACGATCTGGTATCCGCGCTCACCGTGCACGACGTCCGACGTGATGTGCAGGTCGAAGAACTCGATCTCGTCCTCGGTGAACCCGTACACCTCACGCAGCGGGACGATCTGCTTCTTGTAGATGCTCGGAACCTGCGATTCGAGTCCGACGACGAGTGCGGCGGTGG includes these proteins:
- a CDS encoding Rieske (2Fe-2S) protein translates to METNWTRLVTVRELGRRRKLRVEAGDTAIALFQTDDRIYAFRDLCVHQDRSLAKGTLLHGRVICPGHQWAFDLDTGYEEDQDLCQPTYAVKVEDDVVYVDLTRSPDYAETATSPAEVD